The sequence GTAAGAAATAAGTAACATTATGTCAACAGATAACTTTCATCAAACCCATCCACGAATCTTGCACGCCTGAGCCACTCTGTCAATTGCGATCATATAAGCTGCGTCTCTCATGTAAAGATTTTTTTTCTTTGCCAGCTCACTAACAGCAATAAAGCCCGCTGTCATTTTTGTGTCGAGTCTTCCCAGTACTTCATCTTTTTCCCAATAGTAATTCATGTTGCACTGTACCTGCTCAAAATAGCTGCATGTAACACCGCCAGCATTTGCAAGAAAATCAGGGATCAAAAATATTCCACGCTCTCTGATTATTTTATCTGCTTCAAGTGTTGTTGGGCCATTGGCAGCTTCGCAAATAATTTTTACGTTTTTACCGATTTTGTTCACTGTCTCAGCATTAATTTGATTCTCAAGAGCTGCTGGTACAAGGAGATCAACATCCTGTTCAATCCAGGCGGATCCATCCAGGATTTCATATCCCATTTCTTTTGCTTTATTTTTATCGATAGCTCCGAATTTATCAGTAATTGGTTCAAGTTCATCCATGTTGATTCCGGAATCTTTCTTAAACGTATATGATTTTTGATCTTCCTGATCCCAATATGAGGCCGCTATTGCCTTACCACCCATTTGTTGATATAATCGTATTGCATACTGGGAAACATTTCCAAAACCCTGGAAACTTGCTTTAGTATCCTCAACTCGTATATTCAGCTCTTTCATGGCCTCTCTAACTGTGTACATAACACCATATCCTGTGGCTTCTGTTCTTCCCAACGAACCACCCAATCCTACTGGTTTACCGGTTATTGTTCCTGGATATTTTGCATTATGGATTGTTTCATATTCATCCAGCATCCATATCATATGTTGTGCATTGGTCATCACATCAGGTGCAGGAATATCTTGTAATGGGCCAATATCTCTGGATAACTGGCGTATCCAACCACGGCATATTTGCTCTTGTTCCCTCGAACTCAACTGATGCGGATCACAAATCACACCACCCTTGCTTCCTCCCAATGGGATATCAACTACCGCACATTTCCATGTCATCCACATAGACAAAGCTCTTACTGTGTCTATTGTTTCTTGGGGATGAAATCTTATACCCCCTTTAGCAGGTCCACGTGCATTGTT is a genomic window of bacterium containing:
- a CDS encoding Glu/Leu/Phe/Val dehydrogenase; the protein is MNNEAYNPFETARTQFDNVAEMLDLDNGTKELLRNTMKEYHFNIPVHMDNGEVKIFRGFRVCHNNARGPAKGGIRFHPQETIDTVRALSMWMTWKCAVVDIPLGGSKGGVICDPHQLSSREQEQICRGWIRQLSRDIGPLQDIPAPDVMTNAQHMIWMLDEYETIHNAKYPGTITGKPVGLGGSLGRTEATGYGVMYTVREAMKELNIRVEDTKASFQGFGNVSQYAIRLYQQMGGKAIAASYWDQEDQKSYTFKKDSGINMDELEPITDKFGAIDKNKAKEMGYEILDGSAWIEQDVDLLVPAALENQINAETVNKIGKNVKIICEAANGPTTLEADKIIRERGIFLIPDFLANAGGVTCSYFEQVQCNMNYYWEKDEVLGRLDTKMTAGFIAVSELAKKKNLYMRDAAYMIAIDRVAQACKIRGWV